A part of Acropora palmata chromosome 6, jaAcrPala1.3, whole genome shotgun sequence genomic DNA contains:
- the LOC141885409 gene encoding cilia- and flagella-associated protein 107-like — MFQATWRTTGNSSSRVVRGKVSQRMEEHPDAKWKLPGWRIEQRYATDVLIGNWNEERRVFERGSWPFFDSTQRIDFKNYGKYLPDVTTRRKALEKHDGLGKEHLFAHHQKAYEGNRISWYDQQFNRREMTESKLPPLRSWDRQKLAWAPEKSDFPVQGHPTNYGLLQKLQEKWKKEAAMENFGTHTSTYKLSYSHQPKEAFVLKHHAPPKSMSCHFHPHQVNKNLRLRGKQLIAAPESPMTLAVPHNVPPDFPQSTILAV; from the exons ATGTTTCAGGCAACGTGGCGGACAACTGGAAACAGTTCAAGCAG AGTAGTTCGAGGAAAAGTATCTCAAAGGATGGAAGAACATCCAGATGCAAAATGGAAGCTACCGGGGTGGAGAATAGAGCAAAGATATGCTACAGACGTTTTGATAGGAAATTGGAACGAGGAGCGCAGAGTG TTTGAACGAGGGTCTTGGCCGTTCTTCGACAGCACTCAGCGTATAGATTTCAAGAATTATGGAAAATATCTTCCTGATGTCACAACCAGGAGAAAAGCACTGGAAAAACACGAT GGTCTTGGAAAAGAGCACCTTTTTGCACATCACCAAAAAGCCTACGAAGGTAACAGAATATCGTGGTACGATCAGCAATTTAACAGACGCGAGATGACGGAGTCCAAGCTACCACCACTGAGGAGTTGGGACAGACAAAAGTTGGCCTGGGCACCAGAAAAATCTGACTTCCCCGTGCAAG GGCATCCAACAAACTATGGGTTATTGCAAAAACTTCAAGAAAAGTGGAAGAAAGAGGCAGCAATGGAAAATTTTGGAACGCACACATCCACATACAAACTATCATACAGTCATCAACCTAAAGaggcctttgttttgaagcatCATGCTCCTCCCAAGAGCATGTCGTGTCATTTTCACCCTCACCAAGTGAACAAGAATCTTCGTTTACGAGGCAAACAGCTCATTGCAGCTCCTGAATCACCAATGACTCTAGCTGTTCCGCACAATGTGCCCCCAGACTTCCCACAGTCCACAATTTTAGCAGTGTAA
- the LOC141885407 gene encoding mitochondrial coenzyme A diphosphatase NUDT8-like isoform X1, with product MPRSSLARELKNFTSRPVHSFKLNSKRCTTCITKRSPFSTALTFPEFNHTLVPTSFSSKVQKSRSIESSSFSANLTNFNDAFSETNQARLIKQLGRMKPSKSFLASCSEEAAVFVPFCLVNSVPSVLLTLRSSRLNSHRGEVSFPGGKRDPEDKSLVETAIREMEEELGIEKSHVQVWASMPPVPEKQGRAGKTAVTAVVGYVGEIDVNSLELNQEEVESVFTLSLEHLCDPVNSRYTTFKRQVLIRLPVFVNGPHKVWGLTATILEQVLLALIPEMYKKQLFRFGNKTFPLL from the exons ATGCCGCGATCAAGTTTGGCACGGGAGTTAAAGAATTTTACTTCTAGGCCAGTTCACAGCTTCAAACTTAATTCTAAAAGGTGTACGACATGTATCACGAAACGCTCTCCCTTCTCTACCGCTTTAACGTTCCCAGAGTTCAATCATACGCTGGTGCCAACAAGCTTCTCGTCAAAAGTGCAAAAATCAAGGTCGATTGAAAGTTCCAGCTTCTCCGCAAATTTGACTAATTTTAATGACGCTTTTTCAGAGACAAATCAAGCACGTCTTATAAAGCAACTGGGACGGATGAAACCATCGAAATCTTTTTTAGCATCTTGCAGTGAAGAAGCTGCTGTGTTTGTACCTTTTTGTCTTGTGAACTCTGTGCCTTCTGTCTTACTGACACTGCGTTCAAGTCGGTTAAACAGCCACAGAGGGGAAGTAAG CTTTCCTGGAGGTAAAAGGGATCCTGAGGATAAAAGCTTGGTGGAAACAGCCATCAGAGAAATGGAGGAAGAATTGGGTATAGAGAAAAGCCATGTTCAGGTGTGGGCATCAATGCCACCAGTACCTGAGAAG CAAGGAAGGGCTGGTAAAACTGCCGTGACAGCTGTTGTTGGATATGTTGGAGAAATTGATGTTAATTCACTTGAACTGAACCAGGAAGAA gTGGAATCTGTTTTTACTCTCTCCTTGGAGCATTTGTGTGATCCAGTGAATTCTAGGTATACCACTTTCAAGAGACAGGTTCTCATCAGGTTACCAGTGTTTGTGAATGGACCTCATAAGGTCTGGGGACTCACAGCAACAATATTAGAACAAGTGCTATTAGCCTTGATTCCagaaatgtataaaaaacagCTCTTTAGATTTGGAAACAAGACATTTCCTCTTCTTTGA
- the LOC141885407 gene encoding mitochondrial coenzyme A diphosphatase NUDT8-like isoform X2, with the protein MPRSSLARELKNFTSRPVHSFKLNSKRCTTCITKRSPFSTALTFPEFNHTLVPTSFSSKVQKSRSIESSSFSANLTNFNDAFSETNQARLIKQLGRMKPSKSFLASCSEEAAVFVPFCLVNSVPSVLLTLRSSRLNSHRGEVSFPGGKRDPEDKSLVETAIREMEEELGIEKSHVQVWASMPPVPEKVESVFTLSLEHLCDPVNSRYTTFKRQVLIRLPVFVNGPHKVWGLTATILEQVLLALIPEMYKKQLFRFGNKTFPLL; encoded by the exons ATGCCGCGATCAAGTTTGGCACGGGAGTTAAAGAATTTTACTTCTAGGCCAGTTCACAGCTTCAAACTTAATTCTAAAAGGTGTACGACATGTATCACGAAACGCTCTCCCTTCTCTACCGCTTTAACGTTCCCAGAGTTCAATCATACGCTGGTGCCAACAAGCTTCTCGTCAAAAGTGCAAAAATCAAGGTCGATTGAAAGTTCCAGCTTCTCCGCAAATTTGACTAATTTTAATGACGCTTTTTCAGAGACAAATCAAGCACGTCTTATAAAGCAACTGGGACGGATGAAACCATCGAAATCTTTTTTAGCATCTTGCAGTGAAGAAGCTGCTGTGTTTGTACCTTTTTGTCTTGTGAACTCTGTGCCTTCTGTCTTACTGACACTGCGTTCAAGTCGGTTAAACAGCCACAGAGGGGAAGTAAG CTTTCCTGGAGGTAAAAGGGATCCTGAGGATAAAAGCTTGGTGGAAACAGCCATCAGAGAAATGGAGGAAGAATTGGGTATAGAGAAAAGCCATGTTCAGGTGTGGGCATCAATGCCACCAGTACCTGAGAAG gTGGAATCTGTTTTTACTCTCTCCTTGGAGCATTTGTGTGATCCAGTGAATTCTAGGTATACCACTTTCAAGAGACAGGTTCTCATCAGGTTACCAGTGTTTGTGAATGGACCTCATAAGGTCTGGGGACTCACAGCAACAATATTAGAACAAGTGCTATTAGCCTTGATTCCagaaatgtataaaaaacagCTCTTTAGATTTGGAAACAAGACATTTCCTCTTCTTTGA
- the LOC141885405 gene encoding uncharacterized protein LOC141885405, protein MIQFGLLFFIIFGGSLIAVNPIPSSSMISGHFNNCSETACRSFLEKQPCAMQGISCKCAERDSSSCGTLNQQVFVNITGSKNEKSSQWRCCYCAQNESYCCDMCSKGTVSPTTLLPSRYLRVILIFLMECNQVKDSKDDLKSSLSRAMEGWTNFSRQNVKVKAINCTTGPRPFCGMEVENFKAYHGARRLVSGRTRGTGSKSKQNKGRPFSTNNVIDPKCEAVLADVSVSEKNLSLILKSRDLLRQLQVNDSLVVSLQDEQLIYSSYLLSAVDGSTFSFNQAPTTEPSLPPPTENSSPLTVNLMPLLYAGGGIIGLVTLCVVWKFIKHSWLLHRKKFTAINSDRVDHEKAKRLQKIMEAMEENDTQTQAKTEPFPPASSRGSRFGNEATTQENWTSAKSLVPAYEPTVLHNQRTPPKLILDDQDSDDEAHSDSMTNSADDENIGDILNSDEEQVPRRTSKSLSLLALGNSGYEDEGDTASVREVYKSGRSKIAGPTVANRDDHAQLNLSVLHSVSQRKTSIASSNLSLHSAGEETHFPSTKSNKKPSKQQDSDLQNKGKTLLSSKLKAKNFRKASVTPLDDDNTKLKEAASRTRRNSSLNTQDAANGERRKSSMSTGDNDVLVITPKDRYTRRERDNKVFTFEYDKTSSNHEAEENSPTINKRRKSKVNEWEHTQTSFAKDEEQARKRLTAPVTHGNGRRKSLLAERDEAQLPDMEGTQLTDNLAVSVSKANGRASTPADKGNIRINHEKMTEGLIAPKQGRRKSFRTGEEIKISDENGTKAGTTFDVEDIAGTPLVSDVEEDERTLTKSRRKMKEEVSPIRATEDRMSKAKRKKNKTKKKNKKNADDCECLSDMEKTVLTDSEEYPRTEEISARAEENPVTSTDLEGKDSKKKKKNKKGKKKKSRRKWQESEESSDDVEEKIEEINANTTEPEKRKRKKNQKNARTTRKLSVNSEETNRLSPGRD, encoded by the exons ACGGCCTGTAGAAGCTTCCTTGAAAAACAACCATGCGCAATGCAGGGTATCAGCTGCAAGTGTGCAGAAAGGGACAGCTCTTCCTGCGGCACTTTGAACCAGCAAGTATTTGTGAATATCACAGGCTCAAAAAACGAGAAGTCTTCACAATGGCGTTGCTGTTACTGTGCGCAAAATGAAAGTTATTGCTGCGACATGTGCAGCAAAGGAACAG tTTCTCCAACAACCCTGCTACCATCGAGGTATCTCAGGGtaattttgatatttcttATGGAATGCAACCAAGTGAAAGACAGTAAAGATGACTTGAAAAGCTCTCTTTCACGCGCTATGGAGGGATGGACcaatttttcgcgccaaaatgtTAAAGTGAAAGCGATCAACTGTACTACTGGTCCGCGGCCATTCTGCGGGATGGAAGTAGAGAATTTCAAGGCTTATCACGGTGCAAGACGATTGGTGAGCGGCAGAACGAGGGGAACTGGttcaaaaagcaaacaaaataaggGAAGACCATTCTCAACTAACAACGTCATTGATCCGAAGTGTGAAGCCGTTCTCGCGGATGTCTCAGTGTCCGAAAAGAATCTAAGTTTAATTCTAAAATCTCGGGATTTACTAAGACAGTTACAAGTGAACGATTCACTTGTTGTTTCTTTACAAGATGAGCAGCTCATCTACTCATCGTATTTGCTATCAGCTGTTGACGGATCAACGTTCAGTTTTAACCAGGCACCCACCACCGAACCGTCACTCCCTCCCCCGACAGAAAACTCATCACCTCTGACAGTGAATTTAATGCCACTGCTTTATGCTGGCGGGGGTATCATAGGATTGGTGACCCTGTGCGTGGTCTGGAAGTTCATAAAGCATTCGTGGCTTCTTCATAGGAAGAAGTTTACCGCAATTAATAGCGACCGCGTGGATCACGAGAAAGCTAAACGGCTCCAGAAGATAATGGAGGCCATGGAGGAGAACGATACACAAACGCAAG CAAAAACGGAACCCTTTCCACCTGCTTCCAGCAGAGGATCTCGCTTTGGAAACGAGGCTACAACACAAGAGAACTGGACATCGGCGAAATCACTTGTTCCCGCATACGAGCCCACTGTACTACATAACCAGCGGACTCCACCTAAACTCATTCTTGACGACCAAGATTCCGACGATGAGGCACATAGCGACAGCATGACAAACTCAGCCGACGATGAAAATATCGGCGATATTTTGAATAGTGACGAGGAGCAAGTGCCGAGGCGAACCTCTAAAAGTTTGAGCCTTCTTGCGCTTGGAAATTCGGGATATGAAGACGAGGGCGACACCGCTTCCGTTAGAGAAGTTTACAAATCAGGCCGAAGTAAAATAGCAGGACCGACGGTTGCCAATAGAGATGATCATGCGCAGTTGAATCTTTCAGTCTTGCACAGTGTTAGTCAACGCAAAACATCTATCGCTTCGTCCAATTTAAGTTTACATTCAGCCGGAGAAGAGACGCACTTCCCGTCCACCAAAAGCAACAAGAAACCGAGCAAACAGCAAGATTCTGACTTACAAAACAAAGGTAAAACGCTGTTGTCATCCAAATTAAAGGCGAAGAATTTTCGCAAAGCATCTGTTACTCCACTCGACGACGATAACACGAAACTCAAAGAGGCTGCatcaagaacaagaagaaataGTTCATTGAACACACAGGATGCAGCAAATGgagaaaggagaaaatcaTCAATGAGCACAGGTGACAATGATGTGTTGGTTATTACTCCAAAGGACAGGTATACAAGAAGGGAAAGAGACAATAAAGTCTTCACGTTCGAGTACGATAAAACATCATCAAACCACGAAGCAGAAGAAAATTCTCCAACGATAAATAAAAGGAGGAAATCAAAGGTCAATGAATGGGAACATACGCAGACTAGCTTTGCTAAGGATGAAGAACAAGCGAGGAAGCGCTTGACAGCGCCTGTTACACATGGAAACGGGCGCAGAAAATCACTACTTGCTGAGAGAGATGAAGCCCAATTACCCGATATGGAAGGAACACAACTTACCGACAACCTAGCAGTGTCAGTCTCAAAAGCGAATGGACGGGCATCGACCCCTGCAGATAAAGGAAATATTAGAATTAATCACGAAAAAATGACTGAAGGCTTGATTGCACCAAAACAGGGGCGCAGAAAATCTTTTCGAACAGGTGAAGAAATCAAGATATCCGATGAAAACGGAACAAAAGCGGGCACAACATTTGACGTTGAAGATATAGCAGGGACGCCGCTTGTAAGTGATGTGGAGGAAGACGAAAGGACGCTGACAAAGAGTAGACGAAAAATGAAGGAAGAAGTTTCGCCGATACGAGCCACTGAAGACAGAATGTCAAAGGCCAAACGAAAGAAGaacaaaacgaagaaaaagaacaagaaaaacgCAGATGATTGCGAGTGCTTATCAGATATGGAAAAAACAGTGCTGACTGACTCAGAGGAATACCCAAGGACCGAAGAGATATCTGCCAGAGCCGAAGAAAATCCTGTGACTTCGACAGACCTCGAGGGAAAGGATtctaagaaaaagaagaaaaataagaaaggtAAGAAGAAAAAGTCGCGGCGAAAATGGCAAGAATCTGAAGAGTCGAGCGACGATGTTGAAGAAAAGATAGAGGAGATAAACGCGAATACAACTGAAccggaaaagagaaaaagaaagaaaaatcaaaagaacGCGAGAACAACGAGAAAATTATCAGTGAACTCTGAAGAGACGAACCGGCTCAGTCCAGGACGTGACTGA
- the LOC141885406 gene encoding beta-1,3-galactosyltransferase 2-like encodes MCLEHRECLYHGRVSRLSTLYLASHRVLSVRRWCQDLQSKVIVSSSPNERKNAERRQMLRMTWANANGAHIPKDVTMRIVFMLGKAARSEMHHTIMEEVEQHGDMLIGDYVDTYRNITTKLLMAFQWATKIKCHYVLKTDDDVYIDIPKLVTWLKGRDVKESIYGGVTYNSVVVRRKSHKHYVSPDDLSLHRYPLYCRGSMFVLSRNLIPKMVDLSKQIRRIGPDDAYIGILAQHLGVNPVHMPQFFQNSYMPWLINFISACELQRLFGIGDSLSPDQMSYIHQLKTTFSSTESLSTVCVNFVLKFWSVIFSLCTVILIFFCKQAGRIRIFSTKILNTLHC; translated from the exons ATGTGCTTGGAACATCGAGAGTGCCTTTACCATGGTCGGGTCTCCAGGCTTAGCACCTTGTACCTAGCATCACACAGAGTACTTTCCGTAAGAAGATGgtgccaagatttacaaagcAAAG TGATTGTTTCTTCATCTCCAAATGAGCGAAAAAATGCGGAGAGAAGACAGATGTTGCGGATGACATGGGCAAATGCCAATGGCGCTCATATACCAAAGGATGTCACGATGAGAATTGTTTTCATGTTGGGCAAAGCAGCGAGAAGTGAAATGCATCACACTATCATGGAAGAAGTAGAGCAACATGGTGATATGCTCATCGGTGACTACGTGGACACTTACCGAAACATCACAACAAAACTCTTGATGGCATTTCAATGGGCCACCAAGATAAAATGCCACTATGTATTGAAAACGGATGATGATGTCTATATAGATATTCCCAAGTTGGTAACATGGTTGAAAGGTCGAGACGTTAAAGAATCTATTTATGGAGGCGTCACTTACAACTCTGTCGTTGTTAGGAGAAAGTCCCATAAACATTACGTCAGCCCCGATGATCTTTCCTTGCATCGGTATCCCTTGTATTGCAGAGGTTCCATGTTTGTGCTTTCACGGAATTTAATCCCAAAAATGGTAGATTTGTCCAAACAAATAAGGAGAATTGGTCCAGACGATGCCTACATCGGCATTTTAGCTCAACATCTCGGTGTGAACCCAGTCCACATGCCTCAGTTTTTCCAAAATAGTTATATGCCTTGGTTAATTAATTTCATAAGCGCCTGTGAGTTGCAAAGGCTTTTTGGAATTGGTGATTCACTCTCCCCTGATCAAATGTCTTACATTCATCAACTTAAAACAACATTTTCCAGCACTGAAAGTTTGTCAACTGTTTGTGTTAACTTTGTTCTGAAGTTTTGGAGTGTGATATTCTCCTTGTGTACGGTGATATTGATCTTTTTCTGCAAGCAAGCAGGAAGGATAAGAATATTCAGCACCAAGATATTAAATACATTGCATTGTTAA
- the LOC141885410 gene encoding glutathione S-transferase kappa 1-like, which translates to MLPHWSHLAYRMALTKRTVELFYDVLSPYSWVAFEVLCRYRPKWNLDLKFCPSSLQGIMGISGNKPPGLVPSKLAYMGKDIKRLRDFYGIPIKAPSDVADTMFVKGSMPAQRLLTVVNNDHPEKVEELSRELWMRIWSRDEDITEHDSLQETCRKVGLGDQSEVLLSKIKEQTIKDQLKETTQRALDFGAFGAPTIVAHINGEPQMFFGSDRFLLMAHMFGVEWEGPLRPSSSQL; encoded by the exons ATGTTACCTCATTGGTCTCACCTTGCATACAGAATGGCGCTTACCAAAAGAACAGTGGAATTGTTCTACGATGTTCTTTCACCGTATTCGTGGGTTGCATTTGAG GTACTGTGCCGTTATCGTCCCAAATGGAATCTAGATCTGAAGTTTTGCCCCTCTTCCCTACAGGGAATTATGGGTATTTCAG GAAATAAACCACCAGGACTTGTCCCAAGCAAACTAGCCTACATGGGAAAAGACATCAAGAGATTACGAGATTTTTATGGAATTCCAATCAAGGCACCATCA GATGTAGCTGACACCATGTTTGTGAAAG GTTCCATGCCTGCACAGAGGCTGCTTACAGTTGTAAATAACGACCACCCAGAGAAGGTCGAAGAGCTTAGTCGTGAATTATGGATGCGAATCTGGTCCAGA GATGAAGATATTACTGAACATGATAGCCTGCAGGAG ACGTGCAGAAAAGTTGGATTAGGGGATCAAAGTGAGGTTTTGTTAAGCAAGATCAAAGAACAGACCATTAAAGATCAACTGAAAGAAACTACACAAAGGGCACTTGATTTTGGG gCTTTTGGAGCTCCAACCATTGTTGCACACATTAATGGTGAACCTCAAATGTTCTTTGGCTCTGACAGATTCCTCTTGATGGCTCACATGTTTG gagTGGAATGGGAAGGACCTTTAAGACCTTCAAGCTCCCAACTGTAA